The Natrinema sp. DC36 genome includes the window GGCGACGGCGATGTTCGCGCCGACGGGCGATTCGATCGGTCGCGTCGATGAGATCGGATAGGTTTCAGTGCCCTTCGACTTCCCGCGGTCTTCGACTCGCGGAATGTCCGTCTCGATATCGTACTCGTCGCCGTACTCCTGTTCGAGGAGGCGGCTGATGTACTCGGCACCCGAAGGAATCCGGTCGTCGTCGGGTCGCAGGAGCCTGTAGGAACCGGGGTTCTCGACGTCGGCGAGCTCCATCCCGATGGGCATCGTCAGGCCGACGCGGGCGACCGTGCCGTCGTTCGGGAAGATCCACGGGTAGGCGGTCTCGCCGGGCATGTACCCCCACCAGAACTTCAGCCGGTCCTCGAACTCCGCGAACAGTTCGGGCGGGAACTCCCGATACTCCTGATACGCGATGTGATTCGCTTTCGGCGGCGAGAGGTGATCGGAGACGCTCCGGCCGGGCGCCGTGAATTGGTCGAGCGCGTCGAGCGTGATCCGCCGCTGTGGGCCGTCCGCGAGGACGACGTACTGGGCCTCGAGGTCGTCACCGTTCGAAAGCGTCAGCGTGTGGGTCGGCCCCTGCGGACCGGACGCTCGCAGATCGGTCTCGAGGTCTTTGACGCCCACCCCGACGCGAAGGTCGGCACCCGCGTCGGTCGCTCGCTCGTAGAGCCAGTCGTCCATGCGCGCGCGATGGAAGGTGTACCCGAACTTGGGGTAGCTGGCTTCCATCCCCGTCGTCCGCAACTCGAGGTTGCTGTTCGGGCCGACGAACTCCGTGGCCTCGAGTTCCCGGTGGATGACTTCGTCGGGAATCTCCCGGTAGTCGAACTCCATGATGTCGATCCAGTAGTCGAGCATCCCGGCAGCGTCGGTCGAATCCGGCCCCGGTCCCTCGCGGTCCTCCCGGGGAACCCCCTGCTCGAAGAGCACCGTTTCGGCACCGTGGGCTGCAGCCTGCTCGGCCGCGGACGCACCAGCGGGGCCGCCGCCGACGATCGCGACGTCTACGCGTTCCATACGCCGTGGGGACTCAGTGAGCCATTATAAAAACTGCGAGGAAGATCCCGTACAGTGAGACGATCTTCGACTATAGTGGCCGCTGAAAGTCTTCGCACACCTGATCGCATGACAGCGATGCGGTCCGCGTGTCAATTCTTTCCTATAGTGTCGTCCGGCGGCACCGTCGCTCGAGGGATCGGTATCGCGACGGTAGCGACGGTTACTATTGATCGGTTCGCCGTCGTTAAAAGAAATTTCTGAGGAGCACCAGTAAGAGTCCGGAGAGAACCACGAAAGTGAGGAATCCCATCGCGATAATCCCCGCTTGCCGTCCGGTGAGTGATTCGCCATCGAGGAACTTCTCTGAGGGCATGGTATCCGACTTCGCAATTCTCTCGCTTAAACATGATGATCTCATCACCCGACGGCCCGGGATACCGATGGTGCGAGCGAATTTGCCTGCTGTCGTAGCCACTGAAACGGTTGACACGCAGACCGCAACGCGGTTCGTGCGATCAGGGTGGGATGACTTTCAGTGGCTACGATACCAAATCACGGTTCGTGTCCCGCCGATCCGATCCGTCGCGGTCGTACAGGGAAGGGGCACAGTGCCGCGAGACGAACGTTTTTGATCGCACTGGACGAGTCCACGGACATGAGCGAGACTACCGCGCCGGACGTGCTCGTCCTCCGGAAGGGGACTCACGGCATTCCGATCGAACAGTACGCCGACGCCATTCGCGACCGACTGCCGGACCACACCGTCGGGCTCGCGCGCACGCCGGCCGAGGAGCGCGAGGCGATCCGGGACGCGACGTTCGTCACTGGCATGACCCTCGAGGAGGATCTGCTCGACGCAGCTGAGAACCTCTCGGTCTTCGCCTGCGCGTACGCGGGGACCGGCCACCTCCCCCTCGAGGAACTCGAGGAACGAGATGTCGCGGTGACGAACGCCTCGGGCGTCCACGGGCCGAACATCGGCGAGCACGTGCTGGGGGCAATTTTGCACTTCACCCGACGGTTCCACGTCGGCGCGCGCCGCCAGCGCCGCCGCGAGTGGCGACATTACAGGGCCCACGAACTGCAGGGATCGACGGTTACCGTCGTCGGACTGGGCGCGATCGGACGGGCGGTCTGCGACCGACTCGAGCCGTTCGGCGTCGAGACGATCGGCGTGCGCTACACGCCCGAGAAGGGCGGCCCGACCGACGAAGTGATCGGATTCGATGACGCGGCGTTCGACGACGCGCTCGCGCGCACGGACTACCTCGTGCTCGCCTGTCCGCTGACGGAGACGACCCGCGGCCTGCTCGACCGCGAGGCGTTCGTGACGATCGATCCCGAGGCGGTACTGGTCAACGTCGCCCGCGGCCCGGTCGTCGAGACGGACGCGCTGGTCGAGGCCCTGCGGTCGAACTGGATCCGCGGCGCGTCGCTCGACGTGACCGATCCCGAACCGCTGCCCGAGGAGCACCCGCTCTGGACGTTCGAAAACGTCCAGATCACGCCCCACAACGCGGGCCACACGCCGCAGTACTACGACCGGCTGGCCGATATCGTCGCCGAAAACGTCACTCGGATCGACGCCGACGGGGCCGACGCCGATCTCGAGAATCAGGTCCTCCCCTGATCGGTGCCGGCCGAACGGTGCCGTCACCTGTCCGATCGACCGGTGCCGTCATCCACCCGTCCACCCCCGCGATCTGACTCACTTTTTTAGCCTTCTGCTGCGAATCACGCGTATGGAACTGATACTACCGACCGGTCCTGCGCGAGTGGAGGAACGACGATGACACTGACGTTCGACGGCACAGTTCTGGTTCCCGTCGCCGATCCGGACGACGGGGAGCGAACGGCTGCGGCGCTCGCGCCGCACCTCGCGCCCTCGAGTACGGTGCTCGTCGTCAACGTAATCGAGAAGGCCGGCGGTGCGCCCGACAAGGCCTCCGTCGAACAGCGCGAGGAGTACGCTCGAGAGATTTTCGAGCGTGCTCAGGGGCCGCTCGAGGGGGTGGCCGGAACGGTCGAGACAGCGATCCTCTTTGGGACCGACGTCGTCGAGACGATCATGGACGCGGCGTCGGAGCGAGCGGTCGACGCCGTGGTCTTCGAACCTCGGGAGGGAAACCGGTTCGTGGAACTGATCACCGGCGACGTGGCCCGTCGGCTAGTGAGACGGGCGTCGGTTCCCGTCGTCGCGCTGCCGCGAACCGACGAATAGGAGTCGCTAAAACGACCCGTCTCCCACCTTCACACCACCCCGCTTCGTTCCTTCTCGGA containing:
- a CDS encoding universal stress protein produces the protein MTLTFDGTVLVPVADPDDGERTAAALAPHLAPSSTVLVVNVIEKAGGAPDKASVEQREEYAREIFERAQGPLEGVAGTVETAILFGTDVVETIMDAASERAVDAVVFEPREGNRFVELITGDVARRLVRRASVPVVALPRTDE
- a CDS encoding NAD(P)/FAD-dependent oxidoreductase, with the translated sequence MERVDVAIVGGGPAGASAAEQAAAHGAETVLFEQGVPREDREGPGPDSTDAAGMLDYWIDIMEFDYREIPDEVIHRELEATEFVGPNSNLELRTTGMEASYPKFGYTFHRARMDDWLYERATDAGADLRVGVGVKDLETDLRASGPQGPTHTLTLSNGDDLEAQYVVLADGPQRRITLDALDQFTAPGRSVSDHLSPPKANHIAYQEYREFPPELFAEFEDRLKFWWGYMPGETAYPWIFPNDGTVARVGLTMPIGMELADVENPGSYRLLRPDDDRIPSGAEYISRLLEQEYGDEYDIETDIPRVEDRGKSKGTETYPISSTRPIESPVGANIAVAGGAMGTTSAFHEGGYHVAVRTGKIAGRLAATDSIANYNDIWKRAIGDEILRNVAFADIVADYGPDDWDWAFDTVNDMQGNGSDNALISKRYTAGIDAAKIITAYKRQKFKYRDGRYVQLSEADYFY
- a CDS encoding D-2-hydroxyacid dehydrogenase; the encoded protein is MSETTAPDVLVLRKGTHGIPIEQYADAIRDRLPDHTVGLARTPAEEREAIRDATFVTGMTLEEDLLDAAENLSVFACAYAGTGHLPLEELEERDVAVTNASGVHGPNIGEHVLGAILHFTRRFHVGARRQRRREWRHYRAHELQGSTVTVVGLGAIGRAVCDRLEPFGVETIGVRYTPEKGGPTDEVIGFDDAAFDDALARTDYLVLACPLTETTRGLLDREAFVTIDPEAVLVNVARGPVVETDALVEALRSNWIRGASLDVTDPEPLPEEHPLWTFENVQITPHNAGHTPQYYDRLADIVAENVTRIDADGADADLENQVLP